The Luteolibacter rhizosphaerae genome window below encodes:
- a CDS encoding sulfate ABC transporter substrate-binding protein, translating to MKARYLIPFALAALLVLPGCSGKKSGSAGGGIELQNVSYDPTREFYEEVNAAFVKKWEADGKGKITISQSHGGSGKQARAVIDGQPADVVTLALAGDIDVIAREAKLLPDNWQARLPDNSSPYTSTIVFVVRKGNPKGVKDWGDLVKEGTQVITPNPKTSGGARWNYLAAWAWAEKQNGGDQAKVLDYIRALFKNVPVLDTGARGSTTTFAQRKIGDVFLSWENEAYLIEKEFSGETEIVYPSLSILAEPPVAVVDKNAEKDGVAEAAKAYLEFLYTDEAQDYAGKHFYRPRKAEILAKYSSKLKDIPLVTVDKDFGGWAKAQKTHFDDGGTFDQAYQAK from the coding sequence ATGAAAGCACGATACCTTATTCCCTTCGCACTCGCCGCCTTGCTCGTGCTGCCGGGATGCAGCGGCAAGAAGTCCGGCTCCGCAGGAGGCGGGATCGAACTTCAGAACGTCTCCTACGATCCCACCCGTGAATTCTACGAGGAGGTGAACGCCGCCTTCGTCAAGAAGTGGGAGGCCGATGGTAAGGGCAAGATCACCATCTCCCAGTCGCACGGCGGATCCGGTAAGCAAGCGCGCGCCGTGATCGACGGACAGCCGGCCGATGTGGTAACCTTGGCCTTGGCAGGTGACATCGATGTCATCGCACGCGAGGCGAAGCTGCTGCCGGACAACTGGCAGGCCCGGCTGCCGGATAATAGCTCGCCCTACACCTCCACGATCGTCTTTGTCGTCCGCAAGGGCAACCCGAAGGGTGTAAAGGACTGGGGTGATCTGGTGAAAGAAGGCACGCAAGTCATCACGCCGAATCCGAAGACTTCCGGTGGCGCGCGTTGGAACTACCTCGCTGCTTGGGCATGGGCCGAGAAGCAGAACGGAGGGGACCAAGCCAAGGTGCTCGACTACATCCGCGCGCTGTTCAAGAACGTGCCGGTGCTTGATACCGGCGCCCGCGGCTCCACCACGACCTTCGCCCAGCGTAAGATCGGGGATGTTTTCCTCTCGTGGGAGAACGAAGCCTACCTGATCGAGAAGGAGTTCTCGGGTGAAACCGAGATCGTCTATCCGTCGCTCAGTATCCTGGCCGAGCCGCCGGTCGCGGTGGTCGACAAGAACGCGGAGAAGGACGGCGTGGCGGAAGCGGCGAAAGCTTACCTCGAATTCCTCTACACCGACGAAGCGCAGGACTATGCGGGCAAGCACTTCTACCGTCCGCGCAAGGCCGAGATCCTGGCAAAGTACAGCTCCAAGCTGAAGGACATCCCGCTCGTCACCGTGGACAAGGACTTTGGTGGTTGGGCCAAGGCCCAGAAGACGCACTTCGACGACGGCGGCACCTTCGACCAAGCTTATCAAGCGAAGTGA